Proteins from one Juglans microcarpa x Juglans regia isolate MS1-56 chromosome 1S, Jm3101_v1.0, whole genome shotgun sequence genomic window:
- the LOC121246048 gene encoding LRR receptor-like serine/threonine-protein kinase IOS1 isoform X3, with the protein MGGFQTSIFAFLGVLSLILLLVHAQDQSDFISIDCGLPANSTYKEETTSIDYISDANYIDTGIIRNIASELQGTLQQQVWNVRSFPQGVRNCYIINITRGTKYLIRATFVHGNYDGEGNLPEFDLYLGTNMWDTVKVENASYSIIKELIHVPSRNYIHVCLVNTGLGTPFISAIEFRPLKNNSYVTKSGSLALLLRADAGSTSNQSYRYAYDVHDRLWSPYNYNKWKTLSTGLTIDSQSQNAYQPASVVMSTVATPINESAPMEFYWEADDPNTQFYIFMHFAEVVKLEPNQSRSFNITLNGKYWYGPLVPDYLYTTTVFSPSAMTGGKYVFSIFKAENSTLPPIVNAVEIYSVKDFLQPETDRADVDAIRKIKSTYGIKRNWQGDPCAPKEYSWEGLDCSYDADNAPRITSLKLSSSGLAGEISADISNLVMLQSLDLSNNSLTGSVPDFLSELPNLRVLNLERNKLTGSVPLELIERRENGSLSLSVGENPDLCGSRSCKKKKNNIVIPIVASVVGGLLVLTLIVMAVFWGIRRRTKQAAMVDTESHVQNVSLESLQRQFTYSELLRYTDNFERILGKGGFGTVYHGYIDDTQVAVKMLSHSSVQGYQQFQSEVRLLMRVHHRNLTTLVGYCYEGTNMGLVYEYMPNGDLDAHLSDWNAKTLTWEDRLRIATDAAQGLEYLHCGCKPPIVHRDVKTSNILLNENLQAKLADFGLSKIFPTDSGTHVSTVVAGTPGYLDPEYYITNWLTEKSDVYSFGVVLLEIITSRPVIERSEARTHVSQFVSSMLAKGDIKNIVDPRLNGNFNSNSAWKAVEIAMGCVSPTAAKRPTMSQVVADLKECMATELARANEGDSIESMEMINMDLATELNPLAR; encoded by the exons ATGGGGGGGTTCCAAACTTCCATCTTTGCATTTCTTGGTGTTTTGTCTCTTATACTACTTCTGGTTCATGCCCAGGATCAATCAG ACTTCATAAGCATAGATTGTGGGTTGCCAGCAAACTCAACATACAAGGAAGAGACAACAAGCATAGATTACATCTCAGACGCTAACTACATAGACACTGGTATTATTAGGAACATAGCATCTGAATTGCAAGGTACCCTTCAACAGCAAGTATGGAATGTCAGAAGCTTTCCTCAAGGAGTCCGGAACTGTTACATCATAAACATCACAAGAGGCACCAAATATTTGATACGAGCAACCTTCGTGCATGGGAATTACGATGGAGAAGGTAATTTACCAGAATTCGATCTGTATCTCGGGACAAACATGTGGGATACAGTCAAGGTGGAGAATGCATCCTATAGTATTATCAAGGAACTCATACATGTCCCATCTCGAAACTATATACACGTCTGTCTCGTAAACACCGGCCTCGGGACACCATTTATATCAGCAATCGAGTTCAGGCCATTAAAAAACAACTCGTACGTGACCAAATCTGGATCATTGGCACTACTTTTGCGCGCAGATGCTGGTTCAACTAGCAATCAATCATACAG GTATGCATACGATGTGCATGATCGCCTTTGGTCGCCCTATAACTACAATAAGTGGAAAACCTTGAGCACAGGACTTACCATTGATTCCCAAAGTCAGAATGCTTATCAACCAGCATCTGTTGTCATGAGTACTGTAGCCACCCCAATAAATGAAAGCGCTCCCATGGAATTCTATTGGGAAGCAGACGATCCGAATACCCAATTCTATATCTTCATGCACTTTGCAGAAGTCGTAAAGCTAGAACCCAACCAGTCCAGATCATTCAACATTACTCTGAATGGGAAATACTGGTATGGACCTCTTGTTCCTGATTACCTGTATACAACTACTGTGTTCAGTCCATCGGCCATGACTGGAGGGAAGTATGTTTTCTCGATCTTCAAAGCGGAAAATTCAACACTTCCACCCATCGTCAACGCAGTTGAGATCTATTCTGTGAAAGATTTCTTGCAACCAGAAACAGACCGAGCGGATG ttGATGCCATCAGAAAGATCAAATCAACATATGGAATAAAGAGAAATTGGCAGGGAGATCCATGTGCCCCGAAAGAGTACTCGTGGGAAGGTCTAGATTGTAGCTATGATGCTGATAATGCCCCCAGAATCACATCCTT GAAGTTGTCCTCCAGTGGATTGGCCGGAGAGATATCTGCTGATATATCAAATCTCGTAATGTTACAATCTTT GGATCTATCAAACAATAGCTTGACTGGATCAGTGCCTGATTTTCTGTCTGAGTTACCAAACTTGAGGGTCTT AAACTTAGAACGAAACAAGCTCACAGGTTCAGTTCCACTTGAACTAATTGAAAGAAGGGAAAATGGTTCGCTATCATTAAG TGTGGGAGAAAATCCAGATCTTTGTGGGTCCCGTTCttgcaaaaagaagaaaaacaacattGTTATTCCAATAGTGGCATCAGTCGTCGGTGGATTGCTTGTCCTCACATTGATTGTCATGGCTGTCTTTTGGGGGATTAGAAGGAGAACAAAACAGG cTGCGATGGTAGATACTGAATCCCACGTGCAGAATGTGTCATTGGAGTCTTTACAACGTCAATTTACATACTCTGAACTACTAAGATATACCGACAACTTTGAGAGAATTCTTGGAAAGGGTGGATTCGGAACCGTTTATCATGGCTATATAGATGACACCCAAGTTGCAGTGAAGATGCTCTCTCATTCATCAGTTCAAGGTTATCAGCAATTTCAATCTGAG GTTAGACTTCTTATGAGAGTTCATCATCGAAATTTGACTACCCTTGTTGGGTACTGCTATGAAGGAACAAACATGGGGCTCGTTTATGAGTACATGCCCAACGGAGACTTGGATGCACATCTTTCAG ATTGGAACGCAAAAACCTTGACTTGGGAAGATAGACTTCGTATCGCGACGGATGCTGCACAAG GATTGGAGTATCTGCACTGTGGTTGTAAGCCACCTATAGTCCACAGAGACGTGAAGACTTCAAACATATTGTTGAACGAAAATCTGCAGGCAAAACTGGCTGATTTTGGGCTCTCCAAGATTTTCCCTACTGATAGTGGCACTCATGTTTCTACAGTTGTTGCTGGCACCCCTGGCTACCTTGACCCCGA GTACTACATAACAAACTGGTTAACCGAGAAAAGCGATGTCTATAGCTTTGGAGTGGTTCTACTGGAGATAATCACGAGTCGACCCGTTATAGAAAGATCTGAGGCAAGGACTCACGTAAGTCAATTCGTGAGTTCCATGCTTGCCAAGGGAgacataaaaaatatagttgATCCCAGGTTGAATGGAAACTTCAACAGTAACTCTGCTTGGAAGGCCGTTGAAATAGCAATGGGTTGTGTATCTCCAACTGCTGCGAAAAGGCCAACCATGAGCCAGGTAGTGGCGGACCTAAAGGAGTGTATGGCAACTGAATTAGCTCGGGCGAATGAGGGCGATTCCATAGAATCCATGGAAATGATCAACATGGATCTGGCTACTGAACTCAATCCGTTGGCAAGGTAA
- the LOC121246052 gene encoding mediator of RNA polymerase II transcription subunit 6-like, producing the protein LTNPASLTATPPVASVPPANQGLEGGPPAPPAPPGTDMTGICFRDQLWLSTYPLDRNYPLDRNLVFDYSALSPFYDWTCHNEQLRMRSIHPLDLSHLSKMAGIEYMLYEVMEPHLFVIRKQKRDGPEKVKLMLTYYVLDGSIYQAPQLCNVFAAE; encoded by the exons TTAACAAACCCAGCCAGCCTGACGGCGACTCCACCGGTGGCTTCTGTTCCGCCGGCGAACCAGGGGTTGGAAGGCGGCCCGCCAGCTCCACCAGCTCCTCCGGGAACTGACATGACCGGAATATGCTTCAGGGACCAGCTGTGGCTCAGCACCTACCCTCTCGACCGCAACTACCCTCTCGACCGCAACCTCGTCTTCGATTACTCCGCCCTCTCACCCTTCTACGACTGGACCTGCCACAACGAGCAGCTTCGCATGCGCTCCATTCACCCACTTGATCTCTCCCACCTCTC GAAAATGGCAGGTATAGAATACATGCTATATGAAGTTATGGAGCCCCATCTATTTGTTATCCGCAAGCAAAAGAGGGATGGTCCTGAAAAGGTTAAACTGATGCTCACTTATTATGTTTTGGATGGATCGATTTACCAAGCACCCCAGCTTTGCAATGTTTTTGCTGCTGAGTAA
- the LOC121247453 gene encoding uncharacterized protein LOC121247453: protein MLVTHSLDASNYYSWARSMKKALRIKNKLSFIDGSLCEVTDKNDPLMEHWLRCNDIVITWMQNAMAIDIKVSTVYVETAHQLWLELEQCFAQQNATRIFEIKHAITMLMQNQDVVSVYFSKLKTLLDELSNYEAIPSCSCGGLKTVVQNQQRDWVMKFLIGLNDSYKGIKAQILLIKPFPSLNEVYPIIQQEEKKREISTEGPVHDSMAMFIRRNYKEGGHTANKCFKLHGYPSTHKFDGRIRSSANQATASLASVEDLVNDNSG from the exons ATGCTTGTCACTCATAGCTTGGATGCTAGTAACTATTACTCATGGGCTCGGTCAATGAAGAaagcattaagaataaaaaataagctcagcTTCATTGATGGAAGTCTATGTGAAGTAACTGACAAAAATGACCCCCTCATGGAACATTGGCTGCGTTGTAATGACATTGTGATTACTTGGATGCAAAATGCCATGGCTATTGACATCAAGGTCAGCACAGTGTATGTAGAAACAGCACACCAACTTTGGCTTGAGTTAGAACAATGTTTTGCTCAACAAAATGCTACTCGGATTTTTGAGATCAAGCATGCTATAACCATGCTTATGCAGAACCAAGATGTTGTAAGTGTTTACTTTTCCAAACTCAAAACTTTGCTAGATGAACTTTCGAACTATGAGGCCATCCCTAGTTGCAGTTGTGGAGGCCTAAAAACAGTTGTACAAAATCAACAAAGGGACTGggttatgaaatttttaatagGTTTGAATGATTCCTATAAGGGAATCAAAGCTCAAATCCTCTTAATCAAACCCTTCCCTAGTCTTAATGAGGTTTATCCCATAATAcaacaagaagagaaaaaaagggaaatatcTACTGAGGGACCTGTTCATGACTCCATGGCGATGTTTATTCGAAGAAACTACAAGGAGGGTG GTCATACTGCAAACAAATGTTTTAAGCTTCATGGATACCCATCAACTCACAAGTTTGATGGGAGGATTAGATCTTCAGCAAATCAAGCCACTGCATCTCTAGCTTCTGTAGAGGATTTGGTAAATGACAACTCGGGCTAG